A part of Myxococcus landrumus genomic DNA contains:
- a CDS encoding transposase domain-containing protein, translated as MLRTMVVNPEAYLCDVLLRLGSHLPSRLDEQLLHCWSPVPANSS; from the coding sequence ATGCTCCGAACGATGGTCGTCAACCCCGAGGCGTACCTGTGTGATGTGCTGCTGCGGCTCGGCTCGCATCTGCCCTCGCGACTGGACGAACAGCTGCTGCACTGCTGGTCACCAGTGCCAGCCAACTCGTCCTGA